The genomic DNA CCACCTCGATCTCGACCGCGCCTTCACGGGGCAGCTTTGCCACCTGGACGGTGGAGCGGGCCGGCGGGTCTTCCTGAAAGTAGGACCCGTAGATCTCGTTCATTGCGCCGAAGTCGTTCAGGTCGCGGAGAAAAACGGTCGTCTTGACCACGCCGGCCATCGACGACCCGGCGCCCTCGAGAATCGCCTTGATGTTCTCCATGACGCGCTTGGTCTGTATCCGAACGTCGCCCGGCACCAGTTGCCCGGTGTGGGGATCGAGCGCGAGTTGCCCCGCCACGTACACGAACCCGCCCGCGACGACGGCCTGCGAATACGGACCGATCGCCTGCGGCGCCTGTTCGGTCCTGACGATCCGTTTGCTCATCCGATCCCCCTCCTTCAAAACGCGTCGTTCAGTGGCACCACACGATCCAGAACCGCCGGGACCAACTGCTCGATCTGGGCGTTCGGCAAACCGCGTCGTTCAGTGGCCCCTCGTTCTACGTGCCGGCGAGTCCGCAGTAGGCGCGGTCGTAGTAGAGGAGCGGGCGGCGGCCGGGAAAAACTTCGGCGGCCTCGACCTCTCCCACGAAAATCGCATGGTCGCCGCCCGGATATTGCGCCGTCACGCGGCACTCGAGCAGCGCGAGACAGCCGTCGAGCACCGGCGCACCCAGGCGGCCGGGCCGGTACGGAATGCCGTCGAACGCGTGCGGCCCCTCCGGGCGCGAATCGGTCGAAAAGAAGCGCGACAGGTGCTCCTGGCCTTCGGCGAGCACGTTCACCGCGAAGACCCGCGCCGTCTCCAGCACTTGAAGCGAGTAGCGGCCGTGTTCGATGCAGATCAGCACGAGGGGGGGCCTGAGCGAGAGCGACGTGAACGCATTGATGGTGACGCCGTGCGGCCCGTCGACCGCCGGCGCGGTCACGATGGTGATCCCGGTGGCAAAATGCGCCAGCGCGTCGCGAAACACCCGTGCGTCGATCCCACCCGTTGTGTCCATGCCCCTCCTAATCGACCCGCTCTTGGAAGCGGCTGATCGCCGCCGCACACATCAGCACGCCGAGGCCGACGACCGGCAGAATCCAGCGCCGCAGGCATTCGATGCCGACACCCTCATCAGAATCTCGCGGTGCCGACGTCTTCGACACCGCCGAGACCGACACCCGGTGCCGAGCGGGCCGTCAGAAGGTGATCTGGGTCCCGACCGCCTGATCGATCTGCGCGAGGGCGAGGTTGTACTGAAACGT from bacterium includes the following:
- a CDS encoding RidA family protein, producing the protein MSKRIVRTEQAPQAIGPYSQAVVAGGFVYVAGQLALDPHTGQLVPGDVRIQTKRVMENIKAILEGAGSSMAGVVKTTVFLRDLNDFGAMNEIYGSYFQEDPPARSTVQVAKLPREGAVEIEVVAVAK
- a CDS encoding flavin reductase family protein, whose amino-acid sequence is MDTTGGIDARVFRDALAHFATGITIVTAPAVDGPHGVTINAFTSLSLRPPLVLICIEHGRYSLQVLETARVFAVNVLAEGQEHLSRFFSTDSRPEGPHAFDGIPYRPGRLGAPVLDGCLALLECRVTAQYPGGDHAIFVGEVEAAEVFPGRRPLLYYDRAYCGLAGT